Below is a genomic region from Telmatobacter sp. DSM 110680.
CCGCCCCTTGGTTGAGTTCTTCTCGACGTAAGCCTTGATGTACGCCATCAAGACATCCGTCATGTTCTCGCCGCGGGCTGCGGTGGCAGCCTTGAAGGCGTTATGCAGAGATACGGTAAGGTTCATGTTCAAGCGCTTAATCTCCTCTTCTATGATCTTCGCGATCGAGCTCACCCCCTCTCTTACTTCTCCCAGGCCTCATGACAGAACAACACCAGGGAGGCCATCCCCATGTGATCGATCGTCAGGCCATCGGCCATGCGGTGGATCAGTTCCCGGCTCGTCGGCACTCGGCCGGCTTCAACGGCCTTCCATTCCGCGACTTCTATCCCCGACTCCGCGGCCGCTTCCTTGACGGTACGGCCCTTCTCGACCCGAACATCGCGAACAAGGTCGCCGAAGAACTGGCCCCAGACCTGGCGACGAGATAGGTTGGGACAGGAAGGCGGCTGAATTGATCTGCTCATATACTCATACCTCTTGTAAGGCGATCCCGTCAAGACGAGTCCGCCTGGATTTAATTACTAGCTCAGTATGAAGTGAGGGAAGCTTCCAACCAAAGAGGCTACACCTCATCTCTGACCAATGAGTACTACCAGAAGCTGCTCGATCTGCTGAACACCGCGATCGCCACGGGAGACCTGTCCGGCGGATCAGCCTTCGACAAGACCGCCCTGCTTAATCTCGAACAACA
It encodes:
- a CDS encoding plasmid partition protein ParG, which produces MSSIAKIIEEEIKRLNMNLTVSLHNAFKAATAARGENMTDVLMAYIKAYVEKNSTKGRRR
- a CDS encoding helix-turn-helix transcriptional regulator, which codes for MSRSIQPPSCPNLSRRQVWGQFFGDLVRDVRVEKGRTVKEAAAESGIEVAEWKAVEAGRVPTSRELIHRMADGLTIDHMGMASLVLFCHEAWEK